One region of Aminobacterium colombiense DSM 12261 genomic DNA includes:
- a CDS encoding TRAP transporter large permease, translating into MTISYVPLAMFGVLFAVLALGIPIAFSLCFISIIFAWSLWGFGGVSLLTTAVWGTMNNFALIAVVLFVYMALILQKTRVVEDIYDACYKWFGGVRGGLAVTTIVVGAILGAVSGVVAAGVIGLGLIGLPQMLKYGYNKKVSLGSVLAGGTLGQLIPPSTTMVVYGAITGVSVGGLFAGGITCGLFLAFLYCVYILTRSFLDKGFCPALPEEDRATFIEKIKSSKGIILPTILIFLVLGSILSGAATPTEAAGVGVAGALMLGVMSRRLTWKMVAESAWETLEITAMVGWIVAGALAFGSVFSGTGGNQLVMTIATSLPGGRWGVFIAANIFVFFLGMFLEPTAMIMLAAPILSPLMTKMGFDPLWWGLVFMMLLQMAYISPPFGFSLFYLKGATPKDIDISDIYAASVPFMGLQILAVILLAFFPEIAVGLSKLLI; encoded by the coding sequence ATGACCATTTCATATGTACCTCTTGCGATGTTTGGTGTTCTTTTTGCGGTTTTAGCCTTAGGGATTCCCATTGCTTTTTCTCTCTGTTTTATCAGTATTATTTTTGCGTGGAGTCTCTGGGGCTTTGGCGGCGTATCTCTTCTAACAACGGCTGTATGGGGGACAATGAACAACTTCGCTCTTATAGCTGTTGTTCTATTTGTTTACATGGCCCTTATTTTGCAAAAAACGCGAGTTGTTGAAGATATCTATGATGCCTGTTATAAGTGGTTTGGAGGCGTTCGAGGTGGATTGGCTGTTACGACTATAGTGGTAGGAGCCATCTTGGGGGCAGTTTCCGGTGTTGTTGCCGCAGGTGTAATCGGACTGGGACTCATCGGTTTGCCTCAAATGTTGAAATATGGCTACAATAAAAAAGTCAGTTTGGGGTCGGTTCTTGCGGGAGGAACCCTTGGACAGCTTATTCCGCCAAGCACTACTATGGTGGTTTATGGGGCTATAACGGGAGTATCAGTCGGTGGTCTTTTTGCTGGAGGAATAACATGCGGTCTCTTTCTTGCTTTTCTTTACTGTGTCTATATCCTTACCAGATCATTTCTTGACAAGGGCTTTTGTCCAGCTCTTCCAGAAGAAGATCGCGCAACTTTTATAGAAAAAATAAAAAGTTCTAAAGGAATTATCCTTCCTACTATTTTAATTTTCCTTGTCTTGGGTTCCATCCTTTCAGGAGCGGCGACTCCTACAGAAGCTGCGGGAGTTGGCGTAGCAGGGGCATTGATGCTTGGTGTGATGAGCCGCCGTCTTACATGGAAGATGGTAGCGGAGTCAGCATGGGAAACTCTTGAAATAACCGCTATGGTGGGATGGATTGTTGCTGGAGCTCTTGCCTTTGGTTCTGTCTTTTCCGGAACAGGTGGAAACCAGCTTGTCATGACTATTGCGACCTCCCTTCCTGGTGGGCGATGGGGAGTTTTCATTGCTGCGAATATTTTTGTATTCTTTCTTGGAATGTTCTTGGAACCCACAGCCATGATTATGCTTGCAGCTCCAATCCTTTCTCCATTGATGACAAAAATGGGCTTCGATCCTCTATGGTGGGGACTCGTATTTATGATGTTGCTTCAAATGGCTTATATCTCACCTCCCTTTGGCTTCAGCCTATTTTATCTTAAGGGAGCTACTCCTAAGGATATTGATATTTCAGATATTTATGCAGCTAGCGTGCCGTTCATGGGCCTACAAATTCTGGCCGTCATTTTATTGGCCTTTTTCCCGGAAATAGCTGTGGGTTTATCGAAGTTGCTCATTTAA